The following coding sequences lie in one Anguilla anguilla isolate fAngAng1 chromosome 14, fAngAng1.pri, whole genome shotgun sequence genomic window:
- the LOC118212278 gene encoding protein ANTAGONIST OF LIKE HETEROCHROMATIN PROTEIN 1-like codes for MADDTDECEALLVHMSLCLQSVLDSYKKRQAIRAKRIEEANRPPAVLRNSNRKYVSVLRRGLQRRNMSVLMANFQRRRKVALWKHLRSSEWWDNVACSFTDSQWQRSFRVSRDTFRYLCAKVKPAIERKDTVLRLCVPLEKRVGIALWKLATGSDYRTVGHLFGVGVTTVCRCLHEFCQAVNRIVLPEVLPELKPEELEDMAALFEREWGVPQCVGVVDSSHVPIIAPKELHRDYCNSRDLHSVVLQAAVDARGLFWNVCAGFPGGASDADVLRRSSLWTLARRSALFSSRTRSICGEDVGYYVIADSAYPLQSWLMRPFEDTGALSDRQKRFNSRIGRAGSVAENAFGRLKGRWRCLTKRNDCNVDVIRAMVVTCCVLHNLCERNGEAFAEEPDGPETQQPAHAVSPADDPEGAAVRDALVQYFSVER; via the exons ATGGCGGACGACACAGATGAATGTGAAGCGCTGCTTGTTCACATGTCTCTGTGTTTACAGTCAGTGCTGGATTCATACAAGAAGAGGCAAGCTATCCGCGCAAAGAGGATCGAGGAGGCAAACCGACCGCCAGCGGTGCTCAGAAATTCAAATAGGAAATATGTATCTGTCTTGCGCCGTGGTCTCCAAAGGAGAAATATG AGTGTGCTCATGGCGAACTTTCAGCGGAGAAGAAAAGTTGCGCTGTGGAAGCACCTGAGATCCTCAGAATGGTGGGACAACGTCGCGTGCAGCTTCACCGATTCCCAGTGGCAGAGAAGCTTCCGGGTCTCCAGAGACACGTTCCGCTACCTCTGCGCGAAGGTGAAGCCAGCGATCGAGCGCAAGGACACGGTGCTGCGGCTGTGCGTGCCCTTGGAGAAGAGGGTGGGCATTGCCCTCTGGAAGCTGGCCACCGGTTCCGATTACCGAACCGTGGGGCACCTCTTCGGGGTCGGCGTCACCACGGTCTGCAGGTGCCTGCACGAGTTCTGCCAGGCCGTTAACCGGATAGTCCTGCCCGAGGTCTTGCCCGAGCTCAAGCccgaggagctggaggacaTGGCCGCCCTCTTCGAGCGGGAGTGGGGCGTGCCGCAGTGCGTCGGGGTCGTCGACAGCTCCCACGTCCCGATCATAGCGCCGAAGGAGCTCCACCGCGACTACTGCAACTCCAGAGACCTGCACTCCGTCGTCCTGCAGGCGGCGGTCGACGCCCGAGGGCTGTTTTGGAACGTGTGCGCGGGGTTCCCCGGCGGCGCCAGCGACGCTGACGTGCTCCGGCGGTCGAGCCTGTGGACCCTGGCCCGCCGCAGCGCCCTCTTCTCCAGCCGCACGAGGAGCATTTGCGGCGAGGACGTGGGGTACTACGTGATCGCGGACTCCGCCTATCCTCTGCAGAGCTGGCTCATGAGACCGTTCGAGGACACGGGGGCCCTCAGCGACCGGCAGAAGCGCTTCAACTCCAGGATCGGTCGGGCGGGATCGGTCGCGGAGAACGCATTTGGGCGGTTGAAGGGGAGGTGGCGCTGCCTGACGAAGAGGAACGATTGCAACGTGGACGTGATCCGGGCCATGGTTGTGACCTGCTGCGTGCTTCACAACCTCTGTGAAAGGAACGGAGAGGCCTTCGCAGAGGAGCCGGACGGCCCGGAAACGCAACAGCCCGCGCACGCTGTTTCACCCGCGGACGATCCTGAGGGGGCTGCAGTCCGTGACGCACTCGTGCAGTACTTCAGTGTGGAGCGGTGA